One Bacillota bacterium DNA window includes the following coding sequences:
- a CDS encoding aconitate hydratase — protein sequence MGQNITQKIISSHLAEGEMIPGSEVALRIDQTLTQDATGTMAYLQFEAMGVSSVRTELTVSYIDHNTLQPGFENADDHRFLQSAAAKFGALLSRAGNGVCHQVHLERFGVPGKTLLGSDSHTPTCGGLGMLAIGAGGLDVAAAMAGYPFYMQMPKVVSVRLHGEPAPWVSAKDIILEVLRRLSVRGGIGRVLEYSGDGIAYLSVPERATIANMGAELGATSSVLPSDDVTRRFLAAQARADAFMELLPDQDATYDEYVDINLAELEPLVALPHMPDNVARIADVAGKKVDQVFIGSCTNSSYSDLMRVAAILRGKTVHPETSLVIAPGSRQVFHALASNGALADLIAAGARILECACGPCVGVGQAPPSGGVSLRTSNRNFEGRSGTADAEIYLVGCEAAAAAALTGRITDPRDLGEPIKVVLPEKFLVDDSMIIHPPERRENLQLLMGPNIKPFPRTSPLPDEIAGEVLLKLGDNITTDHIMPAGAKVLPLRSNIPAIAMHAFERVDPTFAQRCLNAGGGIIIGGANYGQGSSREHAALAPLYLGIRAVVAKSYARIHMQNLVNFGLLPLVFVQSGDYDHIQAGDHILIDLVRESLADDSLVLRNMTRDETYPVRHGLSKRQISIVLAGGLLNYIKSQRPSTRWAAGDGGADDAAVCT from the coding sequence ATGGGCCAAAACATTACACAGAAGATCATATCCTCACATCTGGCTGAAGGCGAGATGATTCCGGGCAGTGAGGTTGCGTTGAGGATCGACCAGACTCTTACCCAGGATGCTACCGGGACAATGGCTTATCTTCAATTCGAAGCGATGGGCGTTTCATCAGTCAGAACGGAGCTTACCGTCAGCTACATTGACCATAATACGCTGCAGCCTGGCTTCGAAAACGCGGATGATCACAGGTTTCTCCAAAGCGCGGCGGCGAAGTTCGGCGCTCTCCTGTCGCGTGCCGGCAATGGGGTCTGCCACCAGGTGCACCTGGAGCGCTTTGGAGTACCTGGCAAGACCCTGCTTGGTTCAGACAGCCACACCCCCACCTGCGGCGGGCTAGGCATGTTGGCCATCGGTGCTGGTGGGCTGGACGTGGCTGCGGCCATGGCTGGATATCCGTTCTACATGCAGATGCCCAAGGTGGTCAGTGTCCGCCTCCATGGAGAGCCAGCCCCCTGGGTGAGCGCCAAGGACATCATCCTCGAAGTCTTGCGGCGTCTGAGCGTCAGGGGGGGAATCGGCAGAGTCCTGGAGTATTCCGGCGACGGCATAGCCTACCTGAGTGTGCCGGAGCGAGCGACTATCGCCAACATGGGCGCCGAACTGGGGGCGACGTCCTCGGTTCTCCCCAGCGACGACGTAACCAGACGGTTTCTTGCTGCCCAAGCAAGGGCCGATGCCTTTATGGAATTGTTGCCTGACCAGGACGCCACCTATGATGAATACGTCGACATCAACCTGGCGGAACTGGAACCGCTCGTTGCCCTGCCGCACATGCCCGATAACGTGGCCAGAATAGCCGACGTGGCTGGCAAGAAGGTGGACCAAGTCTTCATCGGCAGCTGTACCAACTCGTCATACTCGGACTTGATGCGCGTAGCTGCGATCTTAAGGGGGAAGACTGTCCACCCCGAGACAAGCCTGGTGATCGCGCCGGGATCGCGCCAAGTGTTCCATGCCCTGGCCTCCAATGGGGCGCTGGCTGATCTCATCGCTGCCGGCGCCAGGATCCTCGAATGTGCGTGCGGTCCTTGTGTGGGCGTGGGTCAGGCGCCTCCATCGGGGGGCGTTTCGCTAAGGACCTCCAATCGCAACTTCGAGGGGCGCAGTGGCACGGCCGATGCCGAGATCTACCTGGTAGGCTGCGAAGCCGCGGCGGCCGCCGCCTTGACCGGCAGAATAACCGACCCTCGCGATCTGGGCGAACCCATCAAAGTCGTCCTGCCGGAGAAGTTTCTGGTGGATGACAGCATGATCATACATCCTCCCGAACGGCGCGAGAATCTGCAGCTTCTTATGGGTCCCAACATCAAACCGTTCCCCAGGACGTCGCCGCTGCCGGACGAGATCGCAGGTGAGGTGCTGCTGAAGCTCGGTGACAACATCACCACTGACCACATCATGCCGGCCGGCGCGAAGGTCTTGCCTCTCAGATCTAACATTCCGGCGATCGCCATGCATGCTTTCGAGAGGGTGGATCCCACTTTCGCCCAGCGGTGTCTCAATGCCGGAGGAGGGATCATCATAGGCGGGGCCAACTATGGCCAGGGCTCCAGCCGGGAGCACGCGGCGCTGGCCCCTCTGTATCTGGGAATCAGGGCGGTGGTAGCAAAATCCTACGCTAGAATCCACATGCAGAACCTGGTCAACTTTGGACTGCTGCCGCTGGTTTTCGTGCAGAGTGGAGATTACGACCATATTCAGGCCGGCGATCACATACTGATCGACCTGGTCCGGGAGTCGCTGGCAGATGACTCCCTCGTGCTCCGTAACATGACCAGGGATGAAACCTATCCTGTGAGACACGGGCTTTCAAAGCGGCAAATCAGTATTGTGTTGGCCGGTGGGTTGCTCAACTACATCAAATCCCAGAGACCGTCAACCCGTTGGGCGGCTGGCGACGGAGGAGCCGACGATGCGGCAGTCTGTACCTGA
- the arsM gene encoding arsenite methyltransferase has protein sequence MAGSMKEAIKERYGRLAGRLDDSCRSGCAPRCGCAADYSPEDLLAVPEHLVSTSLGCGNPLIMADLKPGDTVLDLGSGAGLDVLLAARRVAPDGWVYGLDMTEGMLALARRNQVAAGITNAEFLHGDLERIPLPAGSVDVVISNCVINLATDKPRALTEAHRVLKPGGRVSISDTVWLSEVPEWIRQNTGLWAACIAGAMCRDEYTSLLGRTGFSDIDVTVTRIFDITGADQASGPEDIRAKLAPLANSLASALIRARKPV, from the coding sequence GTGGCTGGCTCGATGAAGGAAGCCATCAAGGAAAGATACGGCCGCCTGGCTGGGCGTCTAGACGACTCCTGCCGCTCCGGCTGTGCCCCAAGGTGTGGCTGTGCTGCTGACTATTCGCCGGAGGACCTCCTGGCAGTGCCAGAGCACCTGGTCTCGACGTCCCTCGGATGCGGTAATCCGCTTATCATGGCTGACCTCAAGCCTGGTGACACGGTCCTCGATCTCGGGAGCGGGGCGGGTTTGGATGTGCTTCTCGCCGCACGCCGTGTCGCCCCAGACGGCTGGGTGTATGGACTGGACATGACAGAGGGAATGCTCGCACTGGCTCGGCGTAATCAGGTGGCTGCCGGGATCACAAATGCCGAGTTCCTGCACGGTGATTTGGAGCGCATCCCTCTCCCAGCTGGATCCGTGGACGTGGTCATATCGAACTGCGTGATCAACCTCGCGACCGACAAGCCGAGAGCGCTCACGGAGGCCCACAGGGTACTGAAGCCTGGGGGACGAGTGTCAATCTCAGACACGGTATGGCTCTCGGAGGTCCCGGAATGGATCCGGCAGAATACTGGTCTCTGGGCGGCATGTATAGCAGGGGCCATGTGTCGAGACGAGTATACCTCATTGCTCGGGCGGACGGGTTTCTCTGACATCGATGTGACCGTGACCAGAATCTTCGACATCACCGGCGCTGACCAAGCGAGCGGCCCTGAGGACATTAGGGCGAAACTCGCACCTCTTGCCAACTCACTTGCTAGCGCCTTGATCAGAGCGCGGAAGCCCGTCTGA
- a CDS encoding tripartite tricarboxylate transporter TctB family protein has protein sequence MANDLATGLISIVLGTTYLYLTFRLPDVSIGDPIGPKLFPMLVGAGAVFCGTLLTLHVIRANRTGRGDRMAVDLTSKKGLYGKIGLTILAGVIYSFLLDPVGYLISTFVFMTALMCLVNTLRRAAENVIIALGFSVTTYLVFARLFQVSLPRGILAF, from the coding sequence TTGGCCAACGATCTAGCAACAGGTCTCATTTCGATTGTGCTTGGCACCACATACCTGTACTTGACATTTCGATTGCCGGACGTCAGCATCGGGGATCCTATAGGGCCGAAGCTATTCCCAATGCTGGTGGGGGCGGGTGCGGTGTTCTGTGGCACGTTGCTGACGCTCCACGTGATACGGGCGAATAGGACTGGGCGAGGAGACAGAATGGCTGTGGACCTGACTTCCAAGAAAGGGCTGTATGGCAAGATAGGACTTACCATATTGGCGGGAGTGATCTACAGCTTTCTTCTGGATCCCGTCGGATACCTGATTTCCACGTTTGTCTTCATGACAGCTCTGATGTGTCTCGTCAACACGCTCAGGCGAGCGGCTGAGAACGTCATCATCGCATTGGGGTTCTCTGTAACGACCTATCTCGTGTTTGCAAGATTGTTTCAAGTGAGCCTGCCGCGGGGGATACTCGCGTTTTGA
- the icd gene encoding isocitrate dehydrogenase (NADP(+)) translates to MGKKIVVERGVLKVPDNPVIPFIEGDGTGPDIWFATRKVVDAAVKRAYGLSKWIEWKEILAGEKALKTVGEWLPQTTLDTIKEHCVAIKGPLTTPVGGGFRSLNVAIRQALDLYACIRPVRWFEGVPSPVRHPEMVNVVVFRENTEDTYAGLEWSAGSAEALRLRKFLIEEMGCSVPEDAGLGIKPISRTATRRIMRKALNYALDGGQQVVTIVHKGNIMKYTEGGFRQWCYELAQDEFGDVVVTEEELVLSGSGLPDGKILVNDRIADNMFQQVLTRIGEYKVLVMPNLNGDYFSDALAAQVGGLGMAPGANVGDHVAVFEATHGTAPKYAGQDKVNPGSLILSASMMLEYMGWQEAARVIVRSLAMTIRQKKVTYDLARQMEGAHELKTSEFTDAVVENMG, encoded by the coding sequence ATGGGCAAGAAGATTGTGGTTGAAAGAGGCGTGCTGAAAGTCCCGGACAATCCTGTGATCCCGTTCATCGAAGGAGATGGAACGGGCCCAGATATCTGGTTTGCGACGCGCAAAGTAGTCGACGCAGCTGTAAAGAGAGCCTATGGGCTGTCAAAGTGGATAGAATGGAAGGAGATACTTGCCGGCGAGAAAGCCCTCAAGACTGTCGGCGAGTGGCTGCCGCAAACGACTCTGGATACCATCAAGGAGCATTGCGTAGCCATCAAAGGGCCGCTGACAACGCCAGTGGGCGGGGGGTTCCGCAGCCTCAATGTGGCCATCCGCCAGGCACTCGATCTATATGCCTGTATCCGTCCTGTGCGATGGTTCGAGGGGGTACCGAGCCCCGTCCGGCACCCTGAGATGGTTAACGTGGTTGTCTTCCGGGAGAACACTGAGGACACCTACGCCGGTCTTGAATGGAGCGCGGGCAGTGCGGAGGCCCTGCGTCTCAGGAAGTTCTTGATAGAAGAAATGGGGTGCAGCGTCCCAGAAGATGCCGGCCTTGGCATCAAGCCCATAAGCAGAACTGCTACCAGGCGGATCATGCGGAAAGCCCTCAATTACGCCCTGGACGGTGGACAGCAGGTTGTCACCATTGTGCACAAGGGCAACATCATGAAGTACACCGAGGGCGGTTTCCGTCAATGGTGCTATGAGCTGGCCCAGGACGAATTCGGGGACGTTGTCGTGACCGAGGAAGAGCTTGTCCTTTCAGGTTCAGGGCTGCCTGACGGCAAGATTCTCGTCAATGACAGGATTGCCGATAATATGTTCCAGCAGGTGCTAACCCGGATCGGCGAATACAAGGTCCTCGTAATGCCCAACCTGAACGGGGACTATTTCTCGGATGCCCTCGCGGCTCAGGTGGGAGGCCTCGGTATGGCGCCGGGCGCGAATGTCGGTGATCACGTGGCCGTCTTCGAAGCAACGCACGGCACCGCTCCCAAGTATGCAGGGCAGGATAAGGTCAATCCGGGATCCTTGATCCTGTCAGCATCCATGATGCTCGAGTACATGGGGTGGCAAGAGGCGGCTCGTGTCATCGTTCGATCCTTGGCGATGACAATCAGGCAGAAGAAGGTCACTTATGACCTGGCCAGGCAGATGGAAGGCGCGCATGAGCTGAAAACGTCGGAATTTACGGACGCAGTGGTGGAGAACATGGGCTGA
- a CDS encoding GntR family transcriptional regulator: protein MKAPLASFDPSNARTIRELVYETLREAIFEGELRDGDRLIEKKLADRLHVSRTSVREAMRKLETEGLIQYLPRRGVVVRGITPEAAIEIYAIREALEVAVIPFVIQNITAEEIGLLRQLVTEMGRLTVQGDAGELFGVARHFNDILVKSSRMPQLIKLIDTYQEYQSTFRRVTLSKESRKPFALQEHAAILQAIEEGDVARAEQVMRQHLRAAREEYLRVFEAGVIRVTQEPQEARA, encoded by the coding sequence ATGAAAGCGCCTCTAGCTTCCTTTGATCCTTCCAATGCAAGAACCATCAGGGAACTCGTCTATGAAACCCTCAGGGAGGCGATCTTTGAGGGCGAACTGAGGGACGGCGACCGACTAATAGAAAAGAAGCTGGCCGACAGGTTGCATGTTAGCCGTACATCCGTTCGCGAAGCAATGCGGAAACTCGAAACGGAGGGGTTGATACAGTACCTGCCCCGGAGAGGCGTCGTGGTCCGCGGCATCACGCCCGAAGCTGCCATAGAGATTTATGCAATTCGCGAGGCACTCGAAGTGGCGGTAATCCCTTTCGTGATTCAGAACATCACGGCAGAGGAGATAGGATTACTCCGCCAACTTGTGACTGAGATGGGCCGTCTGACAGTTCAAGGGGATGCCGGGGAGCTCTTTGGGGTCGCCAGGCACTTCAACGACATACTGGTTAAGTCGTCAAGAATGCCGCAGTTGATCAAGTTGATCGACACCTATCAGGAATACCAATCCACGTTCAGAAGGGTGACCTTGTCCAAGGAGTCCAGGAAGCCTTTTGCGCTCCAGGAGCACGCGGCGATTCTGCAGGCAATTGAGGAAGGCGACGTGGCGCGCGCAGAACAGGTGATGCGCCAGCACTTGAGAGCCGCTCGCGAGGAGTACCTGAGAGTATTCGAGGCTGGTGTAATCCGGGTGACTCAAGAACCACAAGAGGCTAGGGCATGA
- a CDS encoding tripartite tricarboxylate transporter substrate binding protein: MKRTNVISRACVLVLSMAMLVACSGYMAGATASDWKPTSTIEIIAPANPGGGWDMIARIMQRTLTEGKLVDRPIIITNRPGGGGATGWTYLNRHQGSGHYLAVNSSLLLLNNLLGSSDLTYKDFTVLANLETEWETVVVSADSPYKTGKEFFEALKANPSKMPIGVGPALGNDDHLQFLMLAKAYGIPAKSIKFVVYPGAGGEQIPALLGGHVKALTIGLGEVLEQHKAGKMRILGISSEERLEVLPDVPTWKEQGIDLVFAHWRGVMGPKGMTPEQVSYWEEVLSKMVQHPLWAEQLKNMEQYPFYMNAKEYEKYLGEQTEAMRSLLAEVGLIR, encoded by the coding sequence ATGAAAAGGACCAATGTCATCTCAAGAGCCTGCGTACTGGTGCTGTCCATGGCCATGTTGGTTGCGTGTTCTGGCTACATGGCCGGCGCGACGGCGAGCGACTGGAAGCCCACTTCCACGATCGAGATCATAGCCCCTGCCAACCCAGGCGGCGGCTGGGACATGATCGCCAGAATCATGCAGAGGACGCTCACCGAAGGCAAACTCGTGGACCGGCCAATCATTATCACCAATAGGCCTGGCGGCGGCGGTGCCACCGGGTGGACCTACCTCAACCGGCATCAGGGGTCAGGCCACTACCTGGCGGTCAACTCCAGTCTGCTTCTGCTCAACAACCTTCTAGGCTCAAGCGACCTCACCTACAAAGACTTCACTGTTCTGGCCAACCTTGAGACTGAGTGGGAGACCGTTGTTGTCAGCGCTGATTCACCCTACAAGACCGGCAAGGAGTTCTTTGAAGCGTTGAAGGCCAATCCTTCAAAGATGCCGATCGGCGTGGGTCCGGCCCTGGGCAACGATGATCACCTCCAGTTCCTGATGCTCGCCAAAGCCTATGGCATCCCTGCCAAGAGCATCAAGTTCGTGGTTTACCCCGGCGCGGGGGGCGAGCAGATCCCGGCCCTGCTTGGCGGCCACGTGAAAGCCCTTACCATCGGCCTTGGGGAAGTGCTGGAGCAGCACAAGGCTGGCAAGATGCGGATTTTGGGCATTTCCTCTGAAGAGCGGCTAGAAGTGCTGCCGGACGTTCCAACGTGGAAGGAACAAGGCATCGATCTGGTGTTTGCTCACTGGCGCGGGGTGATGGGACCCAAAGGCATGACCCCAGAACAGGTCAGCTACTGGGAGGAAGTACTGAGCAAGATGGTTCAACATCCATTGTGGGCAGAACAGCTGAAGAACATGGAGCAGTATCCCTTCTATATGAACGCAAAGGAATATGAGAAGTATCTGGGCGAACAGACCGAAGCCATGAGGAGTCTGCTAGCCGAGGTCGGGTTGATCAGGTAA
- a CDS encoding tripartite tricarboxylate transporter permease, with translation METLHYLTLGFRQALTPVNLLWLGAGGLLGTIVGMLPGLGPATGVAVLIPITYGMNPTTALITMAAIYYGAMFGGSRSSIMLNIPGCSSAIATCFDGYPMTQNGEAGKALATSAIASFVGGTISTVMTVFLTLPVANAALKFGPAEMFSVMLFALTATVALSQGSIVKGFVSMSIGFMLSTIGIDAQTGLRRFTLGIGELLDGVDFLVVMIGLYAVAEVFRNYAAVDRKYQISTRSIGRVVMTREDLKKSIMPMLRNSPLGFVVGVLPGMGGSIATMMAYALEKQLSKHPERFGRGAIEGVAAPEAANNAASSGAMVPLLTMGIPGSGTTAVMLGALMMLGVRPGPLLFQQHPEIAWGVIASMILGNLILLVINLPLVVPLVKLLNIPQRILMPIILGLAFTGTYPINYSTFDFLLLSLFGLVGYAMSKLDIPIPPLVLALILGSNTEQSLRRALTISNGNPMTFFEKPISFAFIILAVLSLVYSFMREAKSRRARAAAA, from the coding sequence TTGGAGACGCTTCACTATCTCACGTTGGGTTTCCGCCAGGCACTGACTCCCGTGAACCTGCTCTGGCTCGGCGCGGGAGGGTTGCTGGGCACCATTGTCGGCATGTTGCCAGGGTTGGGACCAGCGACTGGCGTGGCGGTGCTGATACCGATAACGTATGGTATGAACCCTACGACAGCCCTGATCACGATGGCAGCGATCTACTATGGCGCGATGTTCGGCGGTTCACGGTCCTCGATCATGCTCAATATCCCTGGATGCTCCTCCGCCATTGCCACGTGCTTTGACGGCTACCCGATGACGCAGAACGGAGAAGCCGGCAAGGCGCTGGCTACGAGTGCCATAGCTTCTTTTGTGGGCGGTACGATCAGCACCGTGATGACGGTCTTCCTGACCCTGCCAGTGGCCAATGCCGCGCTCAAATTCGGCCCGGCGGAGATGTTCTCGGTCATGCTGTTCGCGCTCACAGCAACGGTAGCCCTATCCCAAGGGAGCATTGTGAAGGGTTTTGTGTCGATGTCAATTGGGTTCATGTTGAGCACCATCGGGATTGACGCCCAGACGGGCCTGCGCAGGTTCACTCTGGGGATTGGCGAGCTTCTGGACGGCGTGGACTTCCTAGTGGTGATGATAGGCCTCTACGCGGTTGCTGAAGTATTTCGAAACTACGCGGCGGTCGACAGGAAATATCAGATCAGCACCAGGAGCATCGGCAGAGTGGTGATGACCCGCGAGGACTTGAAGAAGTCTATCATGCCGATGCTGAGAAACAGCCCGCTCGGGTTCGTGGTGGGTGTGCTGCCTGGTATGGGCGGATCCATTGCCACTATGATGGCCTATGCGTTGGAGAAACAGCTAAGCAAGCATCCGGAACGTTTCGGCAGGGGGGCCATCGAGGGAGTGGCAGCGCCCGAAGCGGCGAACAACGCTGCCTCTTCCGGCGCCATGGTCCCGCTGCTCACCATGGGCATCCCCGGTTCCGGCACCACGGCGGTGATGCTGGGAGCGCTCATGATGCTCGGAGTCCGGCCAGGTCCGCTCCTGTTTCAGCAGCACCCCGAAATCGCCTGGGGAGTGATCGCGTCAATGATCCTCGGCAACCTCATTCTGCTCGTGATCAACTTGCCGCTGGTAGTGCCCTTGGTGAAGCTTCTGAACATCCCCCAACGCATACTGATGCCGATCATCCTGGGCTTGGCTTTCACAGGTACTTACCCCATCAACTACAGCACGTTTGACTTCCTGCTGCTGTCGCTGTTTGGACTAGTGGGTTACGCCATGTCCAAGTTGGACATCCCCATTCCCCCGCTGGTGCTCGCTCTGATCCTCGGTTCAAACACAGAGCAGTCACTCAGGAGGGCACTGACGATCTCCAACGGCAACCCAATGACGTTCTTCGAGAAACCGATTTCGTTTGCGTTCATCATTCTGGCGGTGCTGTCGCTGGTCTATTCGTTCATGAGGGAAGCCAAGAGCAGGCGAGCGAGGGCTGCCGCCGCATGA
- a CDS encoding MoaD/ThiS family protein: MAEVSITVSVGFIAPWDKVRVQVELDEGATLRDAMLKFQSSLTEIVTDDTLKLIVDMKPDEFVRSNTIMVNGKHVRSEDSALGALVCDGDAILLIPPILGG, encoded by the coding sequence GTGGCTGAGGTGTCCATCACAGTATCCGTAGGGTTCATCGCTCCATGGGATAAGGTCCGAGTTCAAGTAGAGCTGGATGAGGGCGCGACGCTGAGAGACGCCATGTTGAAGTTCCAGTCATCGCTCACGGAGATCGTTACGGATGACACCCTCAAGTTGATCGTTGATATGAAGCCGGACGAGTTTGTCAGGTCAAACACAATAATGGTCAACGGCAAGCACGTTAGATCGGAGGATAGCGCGCTCGGTGCCTTGGTCTGCGATGGGGACGCTATCCTCCT